One genomic region from Vitreimonas flagellata encodes:
- a CDS encoding TetR/AcrR family transcriptional regulator — MAKPSSAREDLIEAAVELFRARGYEGVGVAELLQRSGAPRGSLYFHFPGGKEQIGAEVVARVGAHVCERFKQLRESSPSLDRYIDQVFKATAKEVRDREYEASCPMAAIASGFSAENVKLQAAVKEAFTSWEREMALAAQQCGGMSAKDAAVFASAFLTAMEGAFIVSKAQGSSAPHANAARAIKALANALRTH; from the coding sequence ATGGCAAAACCTTCCTCTGCTCGCGAAGATTTGATCGAAGCCGCTGTCGAGCTCTTCCGCGCCCGCGGATACGAGGGCGTCGGTGTTGCGGAATTGCTGCAGCGTTCGGGCGCCCCGCGCGGCTCGCTCTATTTCCATTTCCCAGGCGGCAAAGAACAGATCGGCGCCGAAGTGGTCGCCCGCGTCGGCGCGCATGTGTGCGAACGCTTCAAGCAATTGCGCGAATCGAGCCCCAGTCTCGATCGCTACATCGACCAGGTCTTCAAGGCGACGGCCAAGGAAGTCCGGGATCGCGAGTACGAAGCATCGTGCCCGATGGCGGCGATTGCCTCCGGTTTCAGCGCTGAAAACGTGAAGCTGCAAGCCGCCGTGAAAGAAGCCTTCACCTCCTGGGAACGCGAAATGGCGCTAGCGGCGCAACAATGCGGCGGCATGAGCGCGAAGGATGCGGCGGTGTTCGCATCCGCCTTCCTCACGGCGATGGAAGGCGCGTTTATCGTCTCCAAAGCACAGGGCTCGTCGGCGCCGCATGCGAACGCCGCACGCGCCATCAAGGCGCTCGCCAACGCGCTGCGCACGCACTAA
- a CDS encoding DUF1203 domain-containing protein, translating into MNFRIAGLDPAPFAHLHVLSDDELGARGIVRVRIEAKNSAPCRISLDDADIGEHVLLINHAHQPADTPYKQQGPIFVRETRARADVANIVPPALARRTISLRGFNATHMMIEADLVEGADAATLIERFFANEHVAYIQAHYARRGCFAATITRA; encoded by the coding sequence ATGAACTTTCGCATTGCTGGCCTCGATCCCGCACCCTTCGCGCATCTGCATGTGCTGTCTGACGACGAGCTTGGTGCGCGTGGTATTGTACGCGTCCGCATTGAGGCTAAGAACAGCGCGCCGTGCCGGATCAGTTTGGATGATGCGGACATTGGCGAGCATGTGCTGTTGATCAATCACGCGCACCAGCCGGCGGATACGCCCTATAAACAGCAGGGGCCGATCTTTGTGCGTGAGACGCGCGCGCGGGCCGATGTGGCGAACATTGTGCCCCCGGCCTTAGCGCGGCGGACGATTTCGCTTCGCGGGTTCAACGCGACGCATATGATGATCGAGGCAGATTTGGTGGAAGGCGCAGACGCCGCGACCTTGATTGAGCGCTTCTTCGCTAACGAACACGTCGCCTACATCCAGGCGCATTATGCGCGGCGCGGCTGTTTCGCCGCGACGATTACGCGCGCTTAG
- a CDS encoding VOC family protein — protein sequence MRLNQITAAATDLAQSIAFYELLGLKLIVQSPHYARFELPRGEATFSLHVTDGAIPRENAPHLYFECNDVDFEIRRLKHAGVAIEREPIMQSWLWYEAWLRDPAGNQICLFNAGENRRNPPWRINKPELTRNLHLVIRDGAKWALVKNSGGEETWRELQDRYGDYKTSLGPYDLYDLLAMLEEQWPDIFAAHEDAIRAFAESRETELEF from the coding sequence ATGCGTCTCAACCAGATCACCGCCGCGGCGACCGACCTCGCCCAGTCGATCGCGTTCTACGAATTGCTCGGTCTCAAACTCATCGTGCAAAGCCCGCACTATGCGCGTTTCGAATTGCCGCGCGGCGAGGCGACGTTTTCGCTGCACGTCACTGACGGCGCGATCCCGCGCGAAAACGCGCCGCATCTCTATTTCGAGTGCAATGACGTCGACTTCGAAATCCGCCGCTTGAAACATGCGGGCGTCGCGATCGAGCGCGAACCGATCATGCAATCTTGGCTCTGGTACGAAGCGTGGCTGCGTGATCCGGCGGGCAATCAGATTTGCCTGTTCAACGCCGGCGAAAATCGCCGCAACCCGCCTTGGCGCATCAACAAGCCCGAACTTACGCGCAACCTCCACCTCGTCATTCGCGACGGCGCGAAATGGGCCTTAGTGAAGAATAGCGGCGGTGAGGAAACTTGGCGCGAACTGCAGGATCGATACGGCGATTACAAAACCTCACTCGGCCCGTACGATCTCTACGATTTGCTCGCGATGCTCGAAGAACAATGGCCTGATATCTTCGCGGCGCACGAAGACGCCATCCGCGCCTTCGCTGAGAGTCGCGAAACCGAGTTGGAATTCTAG
- a CDS encoding carbonic anhydrase: MEHLIEGYRIYREKRWPELRSLHRELAERGQSPKTLVIACADSRVDPATIFNAGPGELFVVRNVANLAPPFENAPGSYHGVSAAIEFAVLALKVETILVLGHAQCGGVLAALDKRPRNPQSFLDAWISLLDTAKARVEEAHHEHPPTALEYESIRVTLENLATFPFVADAIRERGLKLAGARYGVADGGLEVLDPATGAFNPVV; the protein is encoded by the coding sequence ATGGAACACCTGATCGAAGGCTATCGCATCTATCGCGAGAAGCGCTGGCCGGAACTTCGCTCCCTCCACCGTGAATTGGCCGAACGCGGCCAGTCTCCTAAAACGCTGGTGATCGCCTGCGCCGACAGTCGCGTCGATCCAGCGACGATCTTCAACGCCGGCCCCGGCGAACTCTTTGTGGTGCGCAACGTCGCCAACCTTGCGCCGCCGTTCGAAAACGCGCCGGGCTCCTATCACGGCGTCAGCGCGGCGATCGAGTTCGCGGTGCTCGCCTTGAAGGTCGAGACCATCCTCGTGCTTGGCCATGCGCAGTGCGGCGGCGTGCTCGCCGCGCTCGATAAGCGGCCACGCAACCCTCAATCCTTCTTGGACGCCTGGATCAGCCTGCTCGACACCGCCAAGGCGCGCGTCGAGGAAGCCCACCACGAACACCCGCCGACGGCGCTGGAATACGAGTCGATTCGGGTCACCTTGGAGAATTTGGCGACCTTCCCGTTTGTGGCGGATGCGATCCGCGAGCGCGGCCTAAAACTGGCCGGCGCCCGCTATGGCGTCGCCGATGGCGGCCTGGAAGTCCTCGATCCCGCAACTGGCGCGTTCAACCCAGTAGTTTGA
- a CDS encoding energy transducer TonB, whose amino-acid sequence MADVLIVCVREDEPQAKALADMFEAAGFTIGGAPSNDGALRSSGAGVIVWSQASIRSRPFLDAAQRVINADKAVVASLIEPPPPSSIGSSPAFDLSRWSGDPNDPSLDPLFFAVDRMVNAARASVGAGAAAPQTQAFDEPPRLAPRPAPPPPPQRLAPQPSADPLGGEAEHWRAIRDSRDPSVFMDYLARYGATGTFSEVAELRLKQLTSAKAAPAPQPPPRPAPRPSARLDPPPRRVDPTPPPPRREPPPPPAPRYAEAPRRTAPPPERHYDRDDLRDPPRNQGGALRAFILVALLGGAALAGGLYFGGGLNNDAPRAAVEDNTSTSDVGAPPDAESSYDTADNGTSFSEAQDNRAAPARPTAAAPDREQTRERERQREREREAAASEPVPTPTTNFASNSGGPVSLSASNSNPPGSTAPNNAVTLSPPVTAPATTPASTTPPPAVTPTRPPGTVVFTQRPSANRIAELYPSAASRRGVGGRVQLSCQVQSNLTLACTIVSETPPGLGFGQAALSTVSSYRVRPTLSDGASAVGASTRIAVNFQAPQ is encoded by the coding sequence ATGGCGGACGTACTCATTGTTTGTGTGCGTGAAGATGAGCCGCAAGCTAAGGCGCTTGCGGACATGTTCGAGGCTGCCGGCTTCACGATCGGCGGCGCTCCGAGCAATGACGGTGCGCTGCGGTCCAGCGGCGCGGGCGTTATCGTCTGGTCTCAAGCTTCTATCCGCTCGCGCCCATTTCTCGACGCCGCACAGCGCGTCATCAACGCCGACAAAGCCGTCGTCGCCAGCCTGATCGAACCACCGCCGCCGTCGAGCATAGGCTCCTCGCCCGCTTTCGATCTCTCGCGCTGGAGCGGCGATCCGAACGATCCGTCGCTTGATCCGCTGTTTTTCGCGGTCGACCGCATGGTCAACGCCGCACGCGCCTCGGTTGGTGCAGGCGCGGCAGCACCGCAAACGCAAGCCTTCGACGAGCCGCCGCGCTTGGCCCCGCGCCCAGCGCCACCGCCTCCGCCACAACGTCTTGCGCCGCAACCATCCGCCGATCCGCTGGGTGGCGAAGCCGAACATTGGCGCGCGATCCGCGACAGCCGCGATCCTTCGGTTTTCATGGATTATCTGGCGCGCTACGGCGCGACGGGCACCTTCTCGGAAGTGGCTGAGCTGCGCTTAAAGCAGCTTACCTCGGCGAAAGCCGCTCCAGCGCCACAACCGCCGCCACGCCCAGCGCCGCGGCCGTCAGCGCGCCTAGATCCGCCGCCGCGCCGCGTCGATCCCACGCCGCCTCCGCCGCGTCGCGAGCCGCCGCCACCGCCCGCACCGCGTTATGCGGAAGCTCCACGCCGGACCGCGCCCCCGCCAGAACGACATTATGATCGCGACGATCTGCGCGACCCGCCGCGCAATCAGGGCGGCGCGCTGCGCGCCTTCATCCTCGTCGCTTTGCTTGGCGGCGCGGCGCTCGCCGGCGGCCTCTATTTTGGCGGCGGCTTGAACAACGACGCGCCGCGCGCGGCGGTCGAAGACAATACCAGCACCTCAGACGTTGGCGCACCGCCGGACGCGGAGAGCAGCTACGACACGGCGGACAATGGCACGTCGTTCTCAGAAGCGCAGGACAATCGCGCGGCGCCCGCGCGCCCCACAGCGGCCGCGCCGGATCGCGAGCAGACCCGCGAGCGGGAACGCCAGCGCGAGCGGGAGCGTGAAGCCGCGGCCTCTGAGCCCGTGCCCACGCCGACCACGAATTTCGCGTCCAATTCCGGCGGGCCGGTGTCGCTGTCAGCAAGCAATTCAAATCCGCCGGGTTCAACGGCCCCAAACAATGCCGTCACACTCTCGCCGCCCGTCACAGCCCCAGCGACAACGCCTGCGTCTACGACTCCGCCGCCGGCCGTGACGCCCACCCGCCCACCCGGGACCGTCGTGTTCACGCAGCGCCCGAGCGCAAACCGCATTGCGGAGCTTTATCCCTCAGCCGCCTCCCGGCGCGGCGTGGGCGGGCGCGTTCAATTGAGCTGCCAGGTGCAAAGCAACCTAACGCTTGCGTGCACGATCGTTTCAGAGACCCCTCCAGGCCTGGGCTTTGGTCAAGCGGCGCTCTCGACAGTGAGTTCCTACCGCGTGCGGCCAACGCTCTCGGATGGCGCGAGCGCCGTTGGCGCCAGCACCCGCATCGCCGTCAATTTCCAGGCGCCGCAATAA
- the panD gene encoding aspartate 1-decarboxylase, whose product MILTLLKAKLHRARVTQCDLHYEGSISIDADLLERSGILPNEQVDVLNINNGARFTTYAIEAPRGSRMFGINGAAARLAQLGDPIIVIAYCQMPAEEARNYKPSVVLLNEHNEVIG is encoded by the coding sequence ATGATCCTGACATTGCTGAAGGCAAAGCTGCATCGCGCACGCGTGACGCAATGCGACCTCCACTACGAAGGCTCGATCTCGATCGACGCCGATCTGCTTGAGCGCTCGGGCATCCTGCCGAACGAGCAAGTGGATGTGCTGAACATCAATAATGGCGCGCGCTTCACGACTTATGCGATCGAGGCGCCGCGCGGCTCGCGCATGTTCGGCATCAATGGCGCAGCGGCGCGCCTAGCGCAATTGGGCGACCCCATCATCGTGATCGCCTATTGCCAGATGCCGGCCGAAGAAGCGCGCAATTACAAGCCGTCCGTCGTACTCTTAAACGAGCACAACGAGGTGATCGGCTAG
- a CDS encoding pilus assembly protein TadG-related protein has protein sequence MFGRLVKNLGLRRFAGARQGNVAMLWALMGSVLVGLVGLTVDFTRAQALRVQMQNAADGAALVAERSSNLDLTERENRARAFFDAEMGTLGLEAEFHVFEMDDGGHRVTARLPMPLSLAAIIRNEDWYIRVQSEAQASASPPIEVALVLDNTGSMSNDMQALRDAAEDLADFLLGIDGDTVSVALVPFVAQVNVGAAYRNSGWIDTTGAAPFNGELLEDRQIYFQRINNCASSPVPSTTFAGSSIPIVWGDCTTATISGSSRQGRWAYAPANINYFDLFDQLATINSSYGWGGCVEARPGPHHALDTVPNPAQPETMFSPYFWVDQYGNQSTTGSSNSYLTDSLGATASWSSSNNIWATATQSGNTVQTGRELSPWKYRSGVSHTMTTSAPNARGPNRGCPTPIVPLTTSRTTVINAIQAMQHWNGGGTNQAEGLAWGWRVLSPTAPFTEGRPYDDEDDPVRKVLVLMTDGENTNLTNSSTNETSGNGQALQSDYSAFSHLGQWTTSGFRSSLPSGFNRNAITSSSSYVSYINSAQESLCTAIKATGIEIYTIQFRDTNDDNETRLRNCATDADHFYQAANAAELQAAFDAIGSGIGDLRITR, from the coding sequence ATGTTTGGGCGGTTGGTGAAAAACTTGGGGCTGCGCCGGTTTGCGGGCGCGCGTCAGGGCAACGTCGCGATGCTGTGGGCCCTCATGGGCTCGGTGCTGGTGGGCTTGGTCGGCCTCACGGTCGATTTCACGCGCGCCCAGGCGCTGCGCGTGCAGATGCAGAACGCCGCCGACGGCGCCGCTCTGGTCGCTGAGCGAAGCTCAAACCTGGACCTAACCGAGCGCGAAAACCGCGCCCGGGCGTTCTTTGACGCCGAGATGGGCACACTTGGCCTCGAAGCCGAATTTCACGTTTTCGAAATGGACGATGGCGGCCACCGCGTGACCGCGCGCCTGCCGATGCCGCTCTCGCTGGCGGCGATCATCCGCAACGAAGATTGGTACATCCGCGTTCAATCGGAGGCGCAGGCGAGCGCTAGCCCGCCGATCGAAGTCGCGCTCGTACTCGACAACACGGGCTCGATGTCGAACGACATGCAGGCGCTGCGCGACGCCGCCGAGGATTTGGCGGACTTCCTGCTGGGCATCGACGGCGACACAGTGAGCGTGGCGTTGGTGCCCTTCGTGGCGCAAGTGAACGTCGGCGCGGCCTATCGCAATTCGGGTTGGATCGACACGACGGGCGCTGCGCCGTTCAACGGCGAATTGCTCGAAGATCGTCAAATCTACTTCCAACGCATCAACAATTGCGCATCGAGCCCAGTCCCATCGACGACCTTTGCGGGCTCTTCGATTCCAATAGTCTGGGGCGATTGCACGACCGCCACGATCAGCGGCAGCTCGCGCCAAGGGCGCTGGGCCTATGCGCCAGCGAACATCAATTACTTCGATCTGTTCGATCAACTCGCCACGATCAATTCCAGCTACGGCTGGGGCGGCTGCGTGGAAGCGCGCCCGGGGCCGCACCATGCTCTAGACACGGTGCCGAACCCCGCGCAGCCAGAGACCATGTTCTCGCCCTATTTCTGGGTCGATCAATACGGCAATCAGAGCACGACGGGTTCATCGAATTCCTATCTGACGGACTCGCTGGGTGCGACCGCGAGCTGGAGCAGCAGCAACAATATCTGGGCGACCGCGACGCAAAGCGGCAACACCGTGCAAACCGGTCGCGAGCTTTCGCCATGGAAGTATCGCTCGGGCGTCAGCCACACGATGACGACCTCCGCGCCAAACGCGCGTGGCCCGAACCGCGGCTGCCCGACGCCCATCGTGCCGCTCACGACGAGCCGCACGACGGTGATCAACGCCATTCAAGCCATGCAGCACTGGAATGGCGGCGGCACCAACCAGGCCGAAGGTTTGGCGTGGGGCTGGCGCGTGCTCTCGCCGACCGCACCCTTCACGGAAGGCCGCCCGTATGACGATGAGGATGACCCGGTGCGCAAAGTGCTGGTGTTGATGACAGACGGTGAAAACACCAATCTGACCAATAGCAGCACCAACGAAACCTCTGGTAACGGCCAAGCGCTCCAATCCGACTATTCGGCCTTCAGCCACCTCGGCCAGTGGACGACCTCCGGCTTCCGTAGCTCGTTGCCGAGTGGCTTCAATCGCAACGCGATCACAAGCAGCAGCAGCTATGTGAGCTACATCAATAGCGCACAGGAATCCTTGTGCACGGCGATCAAGGCGACGGGCATCGAAATCTACACGATCCAATTCCGCGACACGAACGACGACAACGAAACGCGCTTGCGCAATTGCGCAACGGATGCCGACCACTTCTATCAGGCGGCCAACGCGGCCGAATTGCAGGCGGCGTTCGACGCCATCGGCTCGGGCATCGGCGATCTGCGGATCACGCGCTAG
- a CDS encoding SPFH domain-containing protein, which yields MTANALSHTQERKANTSNGGLMLLATLVVLVALIWMIIELVQYESGFTTLGVVVLATIFLLQICGFYTLQPNEGAAITLFGNYKGTDRTPGLRWMLPWYTRKKVSLRVRNVTGEKLKVNDKRGNPIEIAAVVVWRVTDTAQALFDVDDYQTFVDIQIETAVREIASHFSYDHAEHDEPTLRGDADQVSSLLREKLQERVSVAGVVIDETKLSHLAYAPEIASAMLRRQQAEAVLAARRFIVQGAVEMVQHALEQLSERDIVRLDDERRATMVSNLLVVLCGDRDAQPVVNAGSLYQ from the coding sequence ATGACCGCGAACGCGCTGAGTCACACACAAGAACGCAAGGCCAACACGTCCAACGGCGGCCTGATGCTGCTGGCCACTTTGGTCGTCCTGGTCGCCCTGATCTGGATGATTATTGAATTGGTTCAGTACGAGAGTGGCTTCACCACCCTCGGCGTGGTCGTCCTGGCGACGATCTTCCTGCTCCAGATCTGCGGCTTCTACACGCTCCAGCCCAACGAGGGCGCGGCCATCACCCTCTTCGGCAATTACAAGGGCACCGACCGCACACCCGGCCTGCGTTGGATGCTGCCCTGGTACACGCGCAAGAAGGTCAGCCTGCGCGTGCGCAACGTCACCGGCGAAAAGCTCAAGGTGAACGACAAGCGCGGCAACCCGATCGAGATCGCCGCCGTCGTCGTCTGGCGCGTCACCGATACGGCGCAGGCGCTGTTCGACGTCGATGATTACCAGACCTTCGTTGATATCCAGATTGAAACGGCCGTCCGCGAAATCGCCTCGCACTTTTCTTACGACCACGCCGAACACGACGAGCCGACGCTGCGCGGCGATGCGGATCAGGTCTCGAGCCTATTGCGCGAAAAGCTGCAAGAACGCGTGTCCGTCGCCGGCGTCGTGATTGACGAAACCAAGCTCAGCCACCTCGCCTACGCGCCGGAAATCGCCTCCGCCATGCTGCGTCGCCAGCAGGCCGAAGCTGTGCTCGCGGCGCGCCGCTTCATCGTCCAAGGCGCGGTCGAGATGGTGCAGCACGCGCTGGAGCAATTGAGCGAACGCGACATCGTCCGCCTCGACGACGAACGCCGCGCCACGATGGTGTCCAACCTGCTGGTCGTGCTCTGCGGCGACCGCGACGCGCAGCCGGTCGTCAACGCCGGCTCGCTCTATCAGTAA
- a CDS encoding toxin-antitoxin system HicB family antitoxin, which translates to MPTERKAFALRLDPALHDAIARLAGAELRSVNAEIEFLLREALRARGVKLDAKGDENGQN; encoded by the coding sequence GTGCCCACCGAGAGAAAAGCCTTTGCCCTGCGGCTCGATCCCGCACTCCACGACGCCATCGCGCGCCTGGCGGGCGCTGAATTGCGCAGCGTGAACGCGGAAATCGAGTTTCTGCTACGCGAAGCGTTGCGCGCGCGCGGCGTGAAGCTTGACGCAAAAGGCGATGAAAACGGCCAAAACTAA
- a CDS encoding DUF805 domain-containing protein produces MFRGVAGGIAVLAGDIVALLEIWLWFGSPQIRPLEALILLVLWLPAITTVLILGLVGLEAVVKRAPPSGRSGVFMGGGAIAIPLAAALMSLLTNIPTSVLDATGAPAGPAALMVAAGFVAPSLVMCALYVLITAFEPDKSRPDVTPAPAPAPEAPPPRAPVLNLNLSLPSSTASEPLDSGRIMDVLTSPHHRIGQRHFLAVMGVLAIASQVWFPLPFILGGFLRLEQDVRIAFALFGWFVLFRGAFCAIANRLHDLGLSAVWATTPMLAALAWLLIEGEPRLGWTPQTALFHWVIATAICFAIAAAILLLRKGEPWSNQYGLEQV; encoded by the coding sequence ATGTTTCGTGGTGTCGCCGGCGGGATCGCCGTTCTCGCGGGCGACATTGTCGCCTTGCTTGAGATTTGGCTGTGGTTCGGCAGCCCACAAATCAGGCCCCTCGAGGCGCTGATCCTTTTGGTGTTGTGGCTGCCGGCAATCACGACGGTGCTCATTCTCGGCCTCGTCGGATTGGAGGCGGTGGTAAAGCGTGCCCCGCCGAGCGGTCGCAGCGGCGTTTTTATGGGGGGCGGCGCGATTGCGATCCCACTCGCGGCGGCCCTCATGTCATTGCTGACCAACATACCGACATCGGTTCTGGATGCGACCGGTGCGCCGGCCGGTCCCGCCGCGTTGATGGTCGCCGCCGGGTTTGTCGCGCCATCGCTGGTGATGTGCGCACTCTACGTGCTCATCACGGCGTTCGAGCCCGACAAGTCGCGCCCAGACGTGACGCCGGCGCCTGCGCCTGCGCCTGAAGCACCACCGCCGCGCGCGCCCGTCCTGAACCTCAATCTGAGCCTTCCGTCCTCCACGGCGAGCGAACCGCTCGACAGCGGCCGGATCATGGATGTGCTGACGAGCCCGCATCATCGCATCGGGCAGCGACACTTCCTGGCTGTGATGGGCGTGTTGGCGATCGCGTCGCAGGTTTGGTTTCCACTGCCGTTCATCCTCGGCGGCTTTTTGCGACTTGAGCAGGACGTCCGCATCGCGTTCGCTCTGTTTGGCTGGTTTGTGCTGTTCCGGGGTGCGTTCTGCGCGATCGCCAATCGGCTGCATGATCTGGGTCTCAGTGCGGTTTGGGCGACGACGCCAATGCTCGCCGCGTTGGCGTGGCTTTTGATCGAAGGCGAGCCGCGTTTGGGCTGGACGCCCCAAACAGCCCTGTTTCACTGGGTGATCGCGACGGCGATTTGCTTTGCGATCGCGGCGGCGATCTTGCTTTTGCGCAAGGGCGAGCCTTGGTCCAATCAATATGGATTAGAGCAGGTCTAG